A portion of the Streptococcus sp. Marseille-Q6470 genome contains these proteins:
- the guaB gene encoding IMP dehydrogenase, with product MSNWDTKFLKKGFTFDDVLLIPAESHVLPNDADLTTKLADNLTLNIPIITAAMDTVTESQMAIAIARAGGLGVIHKNMSIEQQADEVRKVKRSENGVIIDPFFLTPEHTIAEADELMGRYRISGVPVVETLENRKLIGILTNRDLRFISDYNQPISKHMTSENLVTAPVGTDLKTAESILQEHRIEKLPLVDEEGRLSGLITIKDIEKVIEFPNAAKDEFGRLLVAGAVGVTSDTFERAEALFEAGADAIVIDTAHGHSAGVLRKIAEIRAHFPDRTLIAGNIATAEGARALYDAGVDVVKVGIGPGSICTTRVIAGVGVPQVTAIYDAAAVAREYGKTIIADGGIKYSGDIVKALAAGGNAVMLGSMFAGTDEAPGETEIFQGRKFKTYRGMGSIAAMKKGSSDRYFQGSVNEANKLVPEGIEGRVAYKGAAADIVFQMIGGIRSGMGYCGAANLKELHDNAQFIEMSGAGLKESHPHDVQITNEAPNYSM from the coding sequence ATGTCTAATTGGGACACTAAATTTTTAAAAAAAGGTTTTACCTTTGATGATGTATTACTTATTCCAGCAGAGAGTCATGTGTTGCCTAATGATGCGGATTTAACAACAAAATTAGCAGATAATTTGACTTTAAATATCCCAATTATTACAGCTGCAATGGATACTGTAACAGAAAGCCAAATGGCAATTGCAATCGCGCGTGCAGGTGGGCTTGGAGTTATCCATAAAAACATGTCTATTGAGCAACAAGCTGACGAAGTTCGCAAGGTAAAACGTTCTGAGAATGGTGTTATTATCGATCCATTCTTCTTGACTCCAGAACATACAATCGCTGAAGCAGATGAGCTAATGGGTCGCTATCGTATCAGTGGTGTGCCTGTAGTTGAAACTCTTGAAAACCGCAAGTTAATTGGTATTTTGACTAACCGAGACCTTCGTTTTATTTCCGACTATAACCAACCAATTTCAAAACACATGACTAGTGAAAACTTGGTTACTGCACCGGTTGGTACAGATTTAAAAACAGCGGAGAGTATTTTACAAGAACACCGCATTGAAAAACTTCCTTTGGTTGACGAAGAAGGTCGCCTTTCTGGTTTGATTACTATTAAAGATATTGAAAAAGTGATTGAGTTTCCAAATGCAGCTAAAGATGAATTTGGTCGTCTTCTAGTTGCAGGTGCGGTAGGTGTTACTTCTGACACCTTTGAACGCGCTGAAGCCCTCTTTGAAGCAGGAGCAGATGCGATTGTTATCGACACTGCCCACGGACACTCTGCAGGAGTTCTCCGCAAAATCGCTGAAATCCGTGCACACTTCCCAGACCGTACATTGATTGCCGGAAATATCGCTACTGCTGAAGGAGCACGTGCCCTTTATGACGCAGGAGTTGATGTTGTTAAAGTTGGTATTGGTCCAGGTTCAATCTGTACAACTCGTGTGATTGCAGGTGTTGGTGTTCCACAAGTTACAGCAATTTACGATGCTGCAGCAGTTGCGCGTGAATATGGTAAAACGATTATTGCCGACGGTGGAATCAAGTATTCTGGAGATATTGTTAAAGCCCTTGCTGCTGGTGGAAATGCAGTAATGCTTGGATCAATGTTTGCAGGAACAGATGAAGCTCCAGGTGAAACTGAAATCTTCCAAGGACGTAAGTTCAAGACTTACCGTGGTATGGGTTCAATTGCTGCTATGAAGAAGGGGTCAAGCGACCGTTACTTCCAGGGTTCAGTTAATGAAGCAAACAAACTGGTTCCAGAAGGAATTGAAGGTCGTGTTGCTTATAAAGGTGCAGCGGCTGACATCGTCTTCCAAATGATTGGTGGTATTCGTTCTGGTATGGGTTACTGTGGTGCTGCGAATCTTAAAGAATTGCATGATAATGCTCAGTTTATCGAAATGTCTGGTGCAGGTCTAAAAGAAAGTCATCCGCATGATGTGCAAATTACTAACGAAGCACCAAATTACTCAATGTAA